The Aeoliella mucimassa genome includes the window AGAAACGACTTGTGGACGACCTGCAGCCCGAGGAGTTCGGCATACTTCGGGCCAAATGGTCCCGAACGCTTGGAGCATACGCACTTGCAGGGGAGGTTCAGCAGGCCCGTACAGTGTTCAAGTTTGGCTACGACAACAGCCTGATTGATCGGCCGGTACGGTTTGGCTCTGAGTTCAAGCAGCCGAGCAAGAAAGCCAAGAGGGTTGCCAAGCAGACAACAGGCGAGCGGATGCTCGAAGCTGAGCAATTGCAGGCTATCTTGAAGAAAGCCAAGCAGCCGTTGCACGCCATGATCTTGCTGGGCGTCAACTGCGGGTTTGGCAACTTCGACGTGGCGTCCCTATCCCAGTCAGCGGTTGACCTGCAAGGCGGATGGATCGATTTCCCACGCAGCAAGACCGCCATCCCCCGCAGATGCCCATTGTGGCCGGAAACAGTCACGAGCCTCAAAGAGGCGATCGCAAAGCGGCCAGAAGCCAACCACAAAGACCATGATGGCTTATGCTTTCTGACTCGCTACGGGAACCCATGGGGCTATTCAGACAAAGCGGACTCGCCGTTATCACAACGATTTCGAAAGCTGCTCGAAGATGCGAACAGCTACCGTCACGGCATTAGCTTCTACGTCCTGCGGCATGTATTCCAAACCATTGCAGGCGACTCGCGCGACCCCGATGCCGTCCGGGCTATCATGGGGCACATCGACAACACCATGTCGGGAGAATACCGCGAGCGAATCCCTGACGACCGACTCCGCGGGTGCGTGAACGTGGTGCGGGCGTGGTTGTTCCCAAATCCGAAGAAACGAGCAAAATAGCCATTTCCGGGTTGCGGCTGATCCCCGCATAGACTGGCCACGTTCGCGGTTTCACAATCCGCCGCGGCGTGGCTGGTC containing:
- a CDS encoding tyrosine-type recombinase/integrase, whose product is MAHSSNAFKPEKPRADFPLFPHQRGYWAKKVRGKLHYFGKIEADPKGEAALEQWLDQKDYLLAGRKPRTPDDGCTVMALCNAFLTAKTRQREAGELSPRTFKDYHKTCDKLLAHFGKKRLVDDLQPEEFGILRAKWSRTLGAYALAGEVQQARTVFKFGYDNSLIDRPVRFGSEFKQPSKKAKRVAKQTTGERMLEAEQLQAILKKAKQPLHAMILLGVNCGFGNFDVASLSQSAVDLQGGWIDFPRSKTAIPRRCPLWPETVTSLKEAIAKRPEANHKDHDGLCFLTRYGNPWGYSDKADSPLSQRFRKLLEDANSYRHGISFYVLRHVFQTIAGDSRDPDAVRAIMGHIDNTMSGEYRERIPDDRLRGCVNVVRAWLFPNPKKRAK